The following proteins are co-located in the Pseudomonas antarctica genome:
- the flgK gene encoding flagellar hook-associated protein FlgK encodes MSLLSIGMSGLNAAQGSLSVLSNNIANVNTPGYSRQQTTQNANASNPYGGVFIGSGTTLADVRRIYNDFLGAAYQSSTALNSDATAYAGQAAAIDKTLSDKSTGMSAVLSAFFASLQTAAATPSDVSARQLLVTSAQTLSNRFNAISTQLTQQKEGINAQLTTMSDQVNKLTSSIASLNGQISQAQGSSTSAPANLLDARNEAVRSLNELIGVTATEKNGQVSITTGTGQSLVEGNVANTISAVPSKTDNSQYTIQLNMGDTPMDIGNVVSGGSIGGLLRYRSDALMPAINDLGRIAIATADSVNSQLGQGLDLNSDFGSSLFSDINSAAAITQRSQAASGNSAGSGNLNVTIADSSKLSTFDYKVTFTSGNQYNVVRSDGKAMGSFDTTTTPPPVIDGFTLALNGKGPVAAGDSFKVSPTATGASNISVDLKDPNKLAFAAPLAGNASKTNTGTGAFTQPTLTVPIDINGGAATAQLRAGIENSMPVKMVFGKPAADGTQSYTVNDAQGNAIGTGSIIPGQGNKVTINVPMRDATGTLIPGKSFSFDTTVSGAPANGDSTTFSFNSGATSDGRNAQQLLGLQTKATVGAVDGNAGVSLVSANSRLVSQVGSKAAQANTDSTATGALLAANKAASNSVSQVNLDEEAGDMIKFQQYYTASSQIIKAAQETFSTLMNAL; translated from the coding sequence ATGAGTTTGCTCAGTATCGGGATGTCAGGGCTCAACGCCGCTCAAGGATCGCTGTCGGTCTTGAGTAACAACATTGCCAACGTCAACACCCCGGGATACTCGCGTCAGCAGACCACTCAGAACGCCAATGCCAGCAACCCCTATGGCGGCGTGTTTATCGGCAGCGGCACGACGCTGGCGGATGTGCGCCGCATTTATAACGACTTTTTGGGCGCCGCCTACCAGAGCAGCACGGCGCTCAATAGCGATGCCACTGCCTACGCGGGCCAGGCCGCAGCGATCGACAAGACCTTGTCGGACAAATCCACCGGCATGTCTGCGGTGCTCAGCGCATTTTTTGCCTCGCTGCAGACCGCCGCGGCGACGCCCAGCGACGTGTCCGCCCGGCAACTGCTGGTGACCAGTGCCCAGACCTTGAGCAACCGCTTCAACGCGATTTCCACGCAATTGACTCAGCAGAAAGAAGGCATCAACGCCCAGTTGACCACCATGAGCGATCAGGTCAACAAGCTGACGTCGTCGATTGCGTCGCTCAATGGTCAGATTTCCCAGGCCCAGGGCTCCTCGACCAGCGCGCCGGCCAACCTGCTGGATGCGCGTAACGAGGCGGTACGTTCGCTCAATGAACTGATTGGTGTCACGGCCACCGAGAAGAACGGCCAGGTCAGCATCACCACTGGCACGGGGCAGTCGCTCGTCGAGGGCAATGTCGCCAACACGATTTCAGCCGTGCCCAGCAAGACCGACAACAGCCAGTACACCATCCAGCTGAACATGGGCGACACACCGATGGACATCGGTAATGTCGTTTCCGGCGGCAGCATTGGCGGCTTGTTGCGTTACCGCAGTGATGCGCTGATGCCGGCCATCAACGACCTGGGCCGCATCGCCATCGCCACGGCGGACAGCGTCAACAGCCAGTTGGGTCAGGGTTTGGACCTCAACAGTGATTTCGGCTCTTCGCTGTTCAGCGACATCAACAGTGCGGCAGCGATTACTCAACGTAGCCAGGCCGCCTCGGGTAACAGCGCAGGCTCCGGCAACCTGAACGTGACGATTGCCGACAGCAGCAAGCTGTCGACCTTCGACTACAAAGTCACCTTCACCAGCGGCAACCAGTACAACGTGGTGCGTTCCGATGGCAAAGCCATGGGTTCGTTCGACACCACCACCACGCCGCCGCCGGTGATTGACGGTTTCACCCTGGCCTTGAATGGCAAGGGGCCGGTCGCTGCCGGTGACAGCTTCAAGGTCAGCCCGACCGCCACGGGTGCGAGCAACATTAGCGTCGATCTCAAAGACCCGAACAAACTCGCGTTCGCTGCACCCTTGGCGGGGAATGCCAGCAAAACCAACACCGGCACCGGCGCGTTTACGCAACCGACATTGACCGTGCCGATTGATATCAACGGCGGCGCCGCCACTGCTCAATTGCGTGCCGGGATCGAAAACTCGATGCCGGTGAAGATGGTGTTCGGCAAGCCTGCGGCGGATGGCACCCAGTCCTACACGGTCAACGATGCCCAGGGCAACGCGATCGGCACCGGCAGTATCATCCCGGGGCAGGGCAACAAGGTCACCATCAATGTGCCGATGCGCGATGCCACTGGTACGTTGATCCCAGGCAAGAGCTTCAGCTTTGATACCACGGTGTCCGGTGCGCCCGCCAATGGCGACAGCACCACCTTTTCGTTCAACAGCGGTGCGACCTCCGATGGCCGTAACGCCCAGCAATTGCTGGGGTTGCAGACCAAGGCGACGGTCGGCGCGGTGGATGGCAACGCGGGCGTCAGCCTGGTCAGTGCCAATAGCCGGTTGGTGTCGCAGGTGGGCTCCAAGGCGGCCCAGGCCAACACCGACAGCACCGCCACCGGCGCCTTGCTGGCGGCGAACAAGGCGGCCAGCAACTCCGTGTCCCAGGTCAACCTGGATGAGGAGGCGGGCGACATGATCAAGTTCCAGCAGTACTACACCGCGTCGTCGCAGATCATCAAGGCCGCGCAAGAAACCTTCAGCACACTGATGAACGCCCTTTAA
- the flgJ gene encoding flagellar assembly peptidoglycan hydrolase FlgJ, giving the protein MDMRKSGISSTADSGSYSDLNRLNQLKVGADKNSDGNMRKVAQEFESLFLSEMLKSMRSATEALGKDNPLNTPAAKQYQEMYDQQLAVSMSREGGGIGLADVLMRQMQKNKPVDAQAATLQGPAAAEPVKKADVPTEIAAGTKANGPLGRSNGQRPLWAFRVAVPEGTNTHANDVALMNQRRISLPSKLTDRLLIGIVPNATAATTPASAPLRNSVAADTVINSAARSFAVPSGRMQVYGRAVAQPPLAPAKKAFSSQDEFVATMLPMAKAAAARIGIDPKYLVAQAALETGWGKSVMRAEDGSSSHNLFGIKAGQSWQGAQARAITSEFRDGAMVKETAHFRSYNSYQDSFHDLVTLLQSNDRYKEVVKSADNPEQFVRELQKAGYATDPAYASKISQIAKTMNSYQNYAAAGATTHL; this is encoded by the coding sequence ATGGACATGCGCAAGAGCGGGATCAGCAGCACGGCAGACTCGGGGTCTTACTCCGACTTGAACCGGCTTAATCAGCTCAAGGTCGGTGCCGACAAGAACAGCGACGGCAACATGCGCAAAGTGGCGCAGGAGTTCGAGTCGCTGTTCTTGAGCGAAATGCTCAAGTCCATGCGCTCGGCCACCGAGGCCCTCGGCAAGGACAACCCGCTGAACACCCCGGCGGCCAAGCAATATCAGGAAATGTACGACCAGCAACTGGCAGTCTCGATGTCCCGCGAAGGCGGCGGTATCGGCCTGGCCGACGTGCTGATGCGCCAGATGCAGAAGAACAAGCCAGTGGACGCCCAGGCCGCTACCTTGCAAGGCCCGGCGGCTGCCGAGCCGGTGAAGAAAGCGGATGTGCCGACGGAAATCGCGGCGGGTACCAAGGCGAATGGGCCGCTGGGTCGCTCCAATGGGCAGCGGCCTCTGTGGGCGTTCCGTGTGGCGGTCCCTGAAGGCACCAACACTCATGCCAACGACGTGGCGCTGATGAACCAGCGCCGTATCTCCTTGCCGAGCAAGCTGACTGATCGCCTGCTCATTGGCATCGTGCCAAACGCTACCGCTGCCACCACCCCGGCAAGCGCGCCACTGCGTAACAGTGTCGCCGCCGACACGGTGATCAACAGCGCGGCGCGCAGCTTTGCCGTACCGAGCGGGCGCATGCAGGTTTATGGTCGCGCCGTTGCCCAGCCACCCTTGGCACCGGCGAAGAAGGCCTTCAGCTCGCAGGATGAATTCGTCGCCACCATGCTGCCGATGGCCAAGGCGGCCGCCGCGCGTATCGGTATCGATCCGAAGTACCTGGTGGCCCAGGCCGCGCTGGAAACCGGTTGGGGTAAGTCGGTGATGCGCGCCGAAGACGGCAGCAGCAGCCACAACCTGTTCGGTATCAAAGCCGGTCAGAGTTGGCAGGGTGCCCAGGCCCGCGCAATCACCAGTGAGTTTCGCGATGGGGCGATGGTCAAGGAGACGGCGCATTTCCGTTCCTACAACTCTTACCAAGACAGCTTCCATGACCTGGTGACACTGCTGCAAAGCAATGATCGCTATAAAGAAGTTGTGAAATCAGCCGACAACCCGGAGCAGTTTGTACGCGAGTTGCAGAAAGCCGGTTATGCAACCGATCCGGCTTACGCCAGCAAGATTTCGCAGATCGCCAAAACGATGAACAGTTACCAGAATTACGCAGCCGCTGGCGCTACCACACATTTATAA
- a CDS encoding flagellar basal body P-ring protein FlgI, translating into MAAALLLSLSAVAQAERLKDIASISGVRSNQLIGYGLVVGLNGTGDQTTQTPFTLQTFNNMLSQFGIKVPAGSGNVQLKNVAAVSISADLPAFAKPGQVVDITVSSIGNSKSLRGGTLLMTPLKGIDGNVYAIAQGNLVVGGFDAEGRDGSKITVNVPSAGRIPGGAMVERTVPSGFNQGNSLTLNLNRSDFTTAKRVVDKINDMLGPGVAQAIDGGSIRVTAPLDPSQRVDYLSILENLEVDPGQAVAKVIINSRTGTIVIGQNVKVSPAAVTHGSLTVTITEDPIVSQPGPLSNGQTAVVPRSRVNAQQEAKPMFKFGPGTTLDEIVRAVNQVGAAPGDLMAILEALKQAGALQADLIVI; encoded by the coding sequence ATGGCGGCGGCACTCCTGCTTTCCTTAAGCGCTGTCGCCCAGGCCGAACGCCTCAAAGACATCGCCAGCATTTCCGGCGTGCGTTCCAACCAGTTGATCGGTTACGGCCTGGTGGTAGGGCTCAATGGCACGGGTGACCAGACCACCCAAACCCCGTTCACCCTGCAGACCTTCAACAACATGCTCTCGCAGTTCGGCATCAAGGTGCCGGCGGGTTCGGGCAACGTGCAGCTGAAAAACGTCGCGGCCGTGTCCATCAGTGCTGACTTGCCGGCGTTCGCCAAGCCGGGCCAGGTGGTGGACATCACCGTATCGTCCATCGGTAACTCGAAAAGCCTGCGCGGCGGCACGCTGTTGATGACGCCGCTCAAGGGTATCGACGGTAACGTCTATGCCATCGCCCAGGGCAACCTGGTCGTGGGTGGTTTTGATGCCGAAGGCCGTGATGGCTCGAAAATTACCGTGAACGTGCCGTCTGCCGGACGGATTCCGGGTGGCGCCATGGTGGAACGCACCGTGCCCAGCGGTTTCAACCAGGGCAACAGCCTGACGTTGAACCTCAACCGTTCTGACTTCACCACCGCCAAGCGCGTGGTCGACAAGATCAACGACATGCTCGGCCCTGGCGTGGCTCAGGCCATTGATGGCGGCTCGATCCGTGTGACGGCACCGTTGGACCCAAGCCAGCGTGTCGATTACCTGTCGATCCTGGAAAACCTTGAGGTCGACCCGGGCCAGGCGGTGGCCAAGGTCATCATCAATTCGCGTACCGGCACCATCGTGATCGGCCAGAACGTCAAAGTGTCGCCGGCAGCGGTGACCCATGGCAGCCTGACTGTCACCATCACCGAAGACCCTATCGTCAGCCAGCCTGGGCCGTTGTCCAATGGCCAGACGGCGGTGGTACCTCGCTCGCGGGTTAATGCTCAGCAAGAAGCCAAGCCGATGTTCAAGTTCGGCCCCGGCACTACCCTGGACGAGATTGTCCGTGCGGTGAACCAGGTGGGCGCGGCCCCAGGCGACTTGATGGCGATCCTCGAAGCTTTGAAACAGGCCGGCGCCTTACAAGCCGACCTGATTGTGATCTGA
- the flgH gene encoding flagellar basal body L-ring protein FlgH, with the protein MNRYVSVLALSGIAVLAGCVAPTPKPNDPYYAPVLPRTPLPAAANNGSIYQAGFEQNLYSDRKAFRVGDIITITLNEKTQASKNANSQVGKTSKTSIGLTSLFGGVPNTNNPLGSGDLSLNAGYSGDRATNGKSAAGQGNSLTGSITVTVADVLPNGIIAIRGEKWMTLNTGDELVRIAGMVRADDIATDNTVPSTRIADARITYSGTGSFADASQPGWFDRFFLSPLFPF; encoded by the coding sequence ATGAATCGCTATGTTTCTGTTCTGGCATTGAGTGGGATCGCCGTGCTCGCGGGCTGTGTCGCCCCGACGCCAAAACCCAATGACCCGTACTACGCGCCGGTGCTGCCGCGCACGCCCTTGCCTGCGGCGGCCAACAATGGCTCGATCTACCAGGCCGGTTTCGAACAGAACCTGTACAGCGACCGCAAGGCGTTCCGGGTCGGTGACATCATCACCATCACCTTGAACGAGAAGACCCAAGCCAGCAAAAACGCCAACTCGCAGGTGGGCAAGACCAGCAAGACGAGCATTGGCTTGACCTCGTTGTTTGGTGGCGTCCCCAATACCAATAACCCGTTGGGCAGTGGTGATCTGAGCTTGAATGCCGGCTACAGCGGCGACCGCGCCACCAATGGCAAGAGCGCGGCGGGGCAGGGTAACAGCCTCACCGGTTCGATCACCGTGACCGTCGCGGATGTGTTGCCCAACGGCATCATCGCCATCCGTGGCGAAAAGTGGATGACCCTCAATACCGGTGATGAGTTGGTGCGTATTGCCGGGATGGTGCGGGCCGATGACATTGCCACTGACAACACTGTGCCGTCGACGCGGATTGCCGATGCACGCATCACCTACTCGGGTACGGGTTCGTTTGCTGATGCCAGTCAGCCGGGCTGGTTCGACCGTTTCTTCCTTAGCCCGCTGTTCCCTTTCTAG
- the flgG gene encoding flagellar basal-body rod protein FlgG, whose translation MLPALWVAKTGLSAQDTNLTTISNNLANVSTTGFKRDRAEFQDLLYQIKRQPGAQSTQDSELPSGLQLGTGVQIVGTQKNFTAGNLQQTGQPLDMAINGKGFFQILQPDGTTTYTRDGTFHLDANGQVVTSNGFALEPAIVVPANAQTFTVGNDGTVSITVAGNPASQVIGNLQTADFINPAGLQAIGNNLFLETASSGAPQIGTPGLNGFGTTLQSTLETSNVSTVEEMVNMITTQRAYEMNSKVISTADQMLSFVTQNL comes from the coding sequence ATGCTTCCGGCTCTATGGGTTGCCAAAACAGGTTTGTCCGCCCAGGACACTAACCTGACCACCATTTCCAACAACTTGGCGAACGTGTCGACCACGGGCTTCAAACGTGACCGCGCCGAGTTCCAGGACTTGCTCTATCAGATCAAGCGCCAGCCAGGTGCCCAGTCGACCCAGGACAGCGAACTGCCGTCGGGCCTGCAACTGGGTACCGGTGTGCAAATCGTCGGCACCCAGAAGAACTTCACCGCGGGTAACCTGCAGCAAACCGGGCAGCCGCTGGACATGGCCATCAACGGCAAAGGTTTCTTCCAGATCCTGCAACCGGACGGCACCACCACCTACACCCGTGACGGCACGTTCCACCTGGACGCCAATGGCCAGGTCGTTACCTCCAACGGCTTTGCCTTGGAACCGGCGATCGTCGTACCCGCCAACGCCCAGACCTTCACCGTTGGTAACGACGGCACCGTGTCCATCACCGTTGCCGGCAACCCGGCTTCGCAAGTGATCGGCAACCTGCAAACCGCCGACTTCATCAACCCGGCCGGCCTGCAAGCCATTGGTAACAACCTGTTCCTGGAGACCGCTTCCAGTGGCGCGCCGCAAATCGGCACCCCTGGCCTGAACGGTTTCGGCACCACCCTGCAAAGCACCCTGGAAACGTCCAACGTCAGCACGGTTGAGGAGATGGTCAACATGATCACCACCCAGCGCGCCTATGAGATGAACTCCAAGGTGATTTCCACCGCCGACCAGATGCTTTCGTTCGTAACGCAGAATCTGTAA
- a CDS encoding flagellar basal body rod protein FlgF, protein MDKYLYVAMTGASQNALAQKAHANNLANISTNGFQRDLEQARSMPVFGDSFPARAFAMTERPATDFSPGAMIETGRDLDVAVNGNGWMAVQTPDGSEAYVRSASMNVDALGVLRAGNGMPIMGNGGPIAVPPQQKIEVGADGTISIRAMGEGPRVMAEVDRIKLVQPDLKNMTKGLDGTIHTKDGQPAQADANVKLTSGFLQASNVNAVEEMTAVLSLSKQFELHIKMMNSAKEDDQAMTRVLAMS, encoded by the coding sequence GTGGACAAGTACCTTTATGTGGCAATGACCGGCGCCAGCCAGAATGCACTGGCGCAGAAGGCCCATGCCAACAATCTGGCGAACATTTCCACCAACGGTTTCCAGCGTGACCTGGAGCAGGCGCGTTCGATGCCGGTGTTTGGTGACAGCTTTCCGGCGCGGGCGTTTGCCATGACCGAACGACCAGCCACCGATTTCTCCCCGGGCGCCATGATCGAAACCGGTCGTGACCTTGATGTGGCGGTCAACGGCAATGGCTGGATGGCCGTGCAAACGCCGGATGGCAGCGAAGCCTACGTGCGCAGCGCCAGCATGAACGTCGACGCGTTGGGCGTGCTGCGTGCCGGCAACGGCATGCCGATCATGGGCAACGGTGGCCCGATTGCCGTGCCGCCCCAGCAGAAAATCGAAGTGGGTGCCGACGGCACCATCAGCATCCGCGCGATGGGCGAAGGCCCACGGGTGATGGCTGAAGTGGACCGCATCAAGCTGGTCCAGCCGGACCTCAAGAACATGACCAAAGGTCTGGACGGCACCATCCACACCAAGGATGGCCAACCCGCCCAGGCCGACGCGAACGTGAAGTTGACCTCGGGCTTCCTGCAGGCGAGCAACGTCAATGCCGTTGAAGAAATGACCGCAGTGCTGTCGCTTTCCAAGCAGTTCGAGCTGCACATCAAAATGATGAACAGCGCTAAAGAAGACGACCAGGCCATGACCCGCGTATTGGCGATGAGCTGA
- a CDS encoding sigma-54-dependent transcriptional regulator, whose amino-acid sequence MRIKVHCQNRIGILRDILNLLVEYGVNVAKGEVGGEHGNAIYLFCPNLVNMQFQALRPKFEAIAGVFGVKRVGLMPSERRHMELNALLGALEFPVLSIDMGGSIVAANRAAAQLLGVRVDEVPGIPLSRYAEDFDLPELVRASKSRINGLRVKVKGDVFLADIAPLQSSEHDDSEAMAGAVLTLHRADRVGERIYNVRKQELRGFDSIFQSSRVMAAVVREARRMAPLDAPLLIEGETGTGKELLARACHLASPRGQSPLMALNCAGLPESMAETELFGYGPGAFEGARAEGKLGLLELTAGGTLFLDGVGEMSARLQVKLLRFLQDGCFRRVGSDEEVYLDVRVICATQVDLSELCARGEFRQDLYHRLNVLSLHIPPLRECLDGLAPLVEHFLDQASRQIGCPLPRLAPAAMDRLSHYHWPGNVRQLENVLFQAVSLCEGGTVKAEHIRLPDYRVRQPLGDFSLEGGLENIVGRFEKAVLEALYAEHPSSRQLGKRLGVSHTTIANKLRDYEILKSDK is encoded by the coding sequence ATGCGTATCAAAGTGCACTGCCAGAACCGCATCGGCATCCTGCGGGACATCCTCAACCTGTTGGTGGAGTACGGCGTCAACGTCGCCAAAGGCGAAGTTGGCGGCGAGCATGGCAACGCGATTTACCTGTTTTGCCCCAATTTGGTGAACATGCAGTTCCAGGCATTGCGCCCGAAATTCGAGGCGATTGCCGGGGTGTTTGGCGTCAAGCGAGTAGGGCTGATGCCCAGCGAGCGTCGGCATATGGAGCTCAATGCGTTGCTCGGTGCGCTGGAGTTTCCGGTGCTCTCCATCGACATGGGCGGCTCCATCGTCGCCGCCAACCGTGCGGCGGCGCAGTTGCTTGGGGTGCGGGTCGACGAGGTGCCGGGGATTCCGTTGTCGCGTTATGCCGAGGACTTCGATCTGCCGGAGCTGGTGCGCGCGAGCAAGTCGCGGATCAATGGCTTGCGGGTCAAGGTCAAGGGCGACGTATTCCTGGCGGACATCGCGCCGCTGCAATCCTCCGAGCACGATGACAGCGAAGCCATGGCCGGCGCAGTGCTGACCCTGCACCGCGCCGACCGCGTCGGTGAGCGTATCTACAATGTGCGCAAGCAGGAACTGCGCGGCTTCGACAGTATTTTCCAGAGCTCCAGGGTCATGGCGGCGGTGGTTCGTGAGGCACGGCGCATGGCGCCCCTGGATGCGCCTCTATTAATAGAAGGCGAAACCGGCACCGGCAAAGAGTTACTGGCGCGCGCCTGTCACCTGGCCAGCCCGCGCGGGCAATCGCCGTTGATGGCGCTTAACTGCGCCGGGCTGCCAGAGTCGATGGCTGAGACAGAGCTGTTTGGTTATGGCCCGGGTGCCTTTGAAGGCGCGCGCGCGGAAGGCAAGCTCGGGCTGCTGGAACTGACGGCGGGCGGTACGTTGTTTCTCGATGGTGTGGGAGAAATGAGCGCGCGGTTGCAGGTGAAGTTGCTGCGTTTTCTGCAGGACGGTTGCTTCCGCCGGGTGGGCAGTGATGAGGAGGTGTATCTGGATGTGCGGGTGATCTGCGCCACCCAGGTCGATTTGTCCGAGCTGTGCGCCCGGGGCGAGTTTCGCCAAGACCTGTATCACCGCCTTAATGTGCTGTCGTTGCACATCCCGCCCTTGCGTGAATGCCTGGATGGTTTGGCGCCTTTGGTTGAGCATTTTCTTGATCAAGCCAGTCGGCAGATTGGCTGCCCACTGCCCAGGTTGGCACCGGCGGCAATGGATCGGCTCAGTCATTACCATTGGCCGGGTAATGTGCGGCAGTTGGAAAACGTGCTGTTTCAGGCAGTGTCGTTATGCGAGGGCGGCACCGTCAAGGCGGAGCATATTCGCTTGCCGGATTACAGGGTGCGTCAGCCGCTTGGCGATTTTTCGTTGGAGGGCGGGTTGGAAAACATCGTCGGGCGTTTCGAAAAGGCGGTTCTGGAAGCCTTGTATGCCGAGCACCCGAGCAGTCGTCAATTAGGCAAGCGCCTGGGCGTGTCGCACACCACCATCGCCAATAAGTTGCGCGATTACGAAATTCTTAAGAGCGATAAATAA
- the phhA gene encoding phenylalanine 4-monooxygenase yields MKQTQYVAREPDAQGFIHYPPEEHAVWNTLITRQLKVIEGRACQEYLDGIDKLGLPLDRIPQLGEINKVLAETTGWQVARVPALIPFQTFFELLASKQFPVATFIRTREELDYLQEPDIFHEIFGHCPLLTNPWFAEFTHTYGKLGLAATKEQRVYLARLYWMTIEFGLVDTPQGRRIYGGGILSSPKESVYCLSDEPEHQAFDPLEAMRTPYRIDILQPLYFVLPELKRLFEVAQEDIMGMVERGMQLGLHAPKFPPKPKAA; encoded by the coding sequence ATGAAGCAGACGCAATACGTGGCCCGCGAGCCCGATGCGCAAGGTTTTATCCACTACCCGCCCGAAGAACACGCGGTGTGGAACACCCTGATTACTCGTCAGCTGAAAGTCATCGAAGGTCGCGCCTGCCAGGAATACCTGGACGGCATCGACAAGCTCGGCCTGCCCCTGGACCGCATTCCGCAACTGGGTGAAATCAACAAAGTGCTGGCCGAGACCACCGGCTGGCAAGTCGCCCGCGTGCCGGCGCTGATCCCCTTCCAGACCTTCTTCGAATTGCTCGCCAGCAAACAGTTTCCCGTGGCGACCTTTATTCGTACCCGTGAAGAACTGGACTACCTGCAAGAGCCGGACATTTTCCACGAGATCTTCGGCCACTGCCCGCTGCTGACCAACCCCTGGTTTGCCGAATTCACCCACACCTACGGCAAGCTCGGCCTGGCAGCGACCAAGGAGCAACGGGTGTACCTGGCGCGCCTGTACTGGATGACCATCGAGTTTGGCCTGGTGGATACGCCACAAGGTCGGCGCATCTACGGTGGCGGCATTTTGTCGTCGCCCAAGGAGAGCGTGTATTGCCTGTCGGATGAGCCGGAGCATCAAGCCTTCGACCCGCTGGAAGCCATGCGCACGCCGTATCGTATCGACATCCTGCAACCGCTGTACTTCGTACTGCCCGAGCTCAAGCGCCTGTTCGAAGTGGCGCAGGAAGACATCATGGGCATGGTCGAGCGCGGGATGCAGTTGGGTCTTCACGCGCCCAAATTCCCACCCAAACCCAAAGCGGCTTGA
- a CDS encoding 4a-hydroxytetrahydrobiopterin dehydratase, with amino-acid sequence MTTLNQAHCEACRADAPQVSDEELPVLIKQIPDWNIEVRDGVMQLEKVFLFKNFKFALAFTNAMGEISEAEGHHPGLLTEWGKVTVTWWSHSIKGLHRNDFIMAARTDEVAKDAEGRK; translated from the coding sequence ATGACCACCTTGAACCAAGCCCACTGCGAAGCCTGCCGCGCCGACGCCCCGCAAGTCAGCGACGAAGAGCTGCCGGTACTGATCAAGCAGATTCCCGACTGGAACATCGAAGTCCGCGACGGCGTGATGCAGCTGGAAAAAGTTTTCCTGTTCAAGAATTTCAAATTCGCCCTGGCCTTTACCAACGCCATGGGTGAAATCTCCGAAGCCGAAGGCCACCACCCAGGCTTGCTCACCGAGTGGGGCAAAGTCACCGTGACCTGGTGGAGCCACTCGATCAAGGGCCTGCACCGCAACGACTTCATCATGGCCGCGCGCACCGACGAAGTGGCCAAGGACGCCGAGGGCCGCAAGTAA
- a CDS encoding amino acid aminotransferase translates to MHFDAIGRVPGDPILGLMDLYAQDSNPNKFDLGVGVYKDDQGLTPIPHSVKLAEQRLVDTQTTKTYIGGHGDAAFGTLISELVLGADSALIRERRAGATQTPGGTGALRLSADFIAHSLPGRGVWLSNPTWPIHETIFAKAGLKVSHYPYVDADNRLDVAAMLATLSTVPKGDVVLLHACCHNPTGFDLSRDDWRQVLQIVRERQLLPLIDFAYQGFGDGLEQDAWAVRLLAAELPEVLITSSCSKNFGLYRDRVGALIVCAADAEKLTDVRSQLANIARNLWSTPPDHGAAVVATILGDAALKQVWSDEVEAMRSRIAQLRSGLVEALAPHGLSERFAHIGAQRGMFSYTGLSVEQVKQLREKHSVYMVSSGRANVAGIDATRLSLLAQAIADVSS, encoded by the coding sequence ATGCATTTCGATGCCATTGGCCGCGTGCCCGGCGACCCGATCCTCGGGCTGATGGACCTGTATGCCCAGGACAGCAACCCGAACAAGTTCGACCTGGGCGTGGGTGTCTACAAGGACGACCAGGGCCTGACCCCGATTCCGCACTCGGTGAAACTCGCCGAACAGCGCCTGGTGGACACTCAAACCACCAAAACCTACATCGGCGGGCACGGCGACGCAGCTTTCGGCACGTTGATCAGCGAACTGGTGCTCGGCGCCGATTCAGCGTTGATCCGCGAACGCCGTGCCGGCGCGACCCAGACCCCAGGCGGCACCGGCGCCCTGCGCCTGAGTGCCGACTTTATCGCCCACAGCCTGCCCGGCCGTGGTGTATGGCTGAGCAACCCGACCTGGCCGATCCACGAAACCATCTTCGCCAAGGCCGGCCTCAAGGTCAGCCATTACCCGTACGTGGACGCTGACAATCGCCTGGACGTGGCGGCGATGCTGGCGACACTCTCCACGGTACCGAAGGGCGACGTGGTGTTGCTGCATGCGTGCTGCCACAACCCGACCGGTTTCGACCTGTCCCGGGATGACTGGCGCCAAGTGCTGCAAATCGTACGCGAGCGCCAACTGCTGCCATTGATTGACTTTGCCTACCAGGGCTTCGGCGACGGTCTGGAGCAGGACGCTTGGGCGGTACGGCTGCTGGCAGCCGAGCTGCCGGAAGTGCTGATCACCAGTTCCTGCTCGAAGAACTTCGGCCTGTATCGCGACCGTGTCGGTGCGTTGATCGTGTGTGCGGCGGATGCCGAAAAGCTCACGGATGTGCGCAGCCAATTGGCCAATATCGCGCGTAATTTGTGGTCCACACCGCCGGATCATGGCGCCGCAGTGGTCGCGACCATCCTCGGTGATGCCGCGCTTAAGCAGGTGTGGAGCGACGAAGTCGAAGCCATGCGTTCGCGGATCGCACAGTTGCGCTCCGGGTTGGTGGAGGCGCTGGCGCCACACGGGCTGTCCGAACGGTTTGCGCATATTGGTGCACAGCGCGGGATGTTTTCCTACACCGGCTTGAGTGTCGAGCAGGTGAAGCAACTGCGGGAGAAGCACAGCGTGTACATGGTCAGTTCGGGACGGGCTAACGTCGCAGGTATTGATGCGACACGCTTGAGCCTGCTCGCCCAAGCCATCGCCGACGTTTCCAGCTGA